A single Cryomorphaceae bacterium DNA region contains:
- a CDS encoding L,D-transpeptidase produces MKVLLVLILTSSFSLKAQTSVDSIVVDISEQRLYTYSGQDILARYPVSTSAYGIGSQSGSNRTPLGWHRVHSKYGDDLAPGAILKGRVPTGEMAEIISAPRASNEDHVTTRILWLEGLEKGKNKGEGVDSFQRYIYIHGTHEEGLIGQPASHGCVRMMNDEVIELYRIVPQGTSVYIQR; encoded by the coding sequence ATGAAAGTGCTTCTGGTTTTGATCTTGACATCGAGCTTTTCACTGAAGGCTCAGACCTCCGTGGATTCCATTGTCGTCGATATATCGGAACAGAGACTATACACCTACAGTGGTCAAGACATCCTTGCCCGATATCCAGTCAGCACTTCCGCATACGGAATCGGATCTCAGTCGGGAAGCAACCGCACGCCCTTGGGCTGGCATCGGGTTCACAGTAAATACGGAGATGACTTGGCCCCAGGTGCCATTTTGAAAGGTCGAGTGCCCACTGGAGAAATGGCCGAGATTATTTCAGCGCCAAGAGCTTCGAATGAAGACCATGTCACTACCCGAATACTGTGGTTGGAAGGCCTTGAAAAGGGCAAAAATAAGGGAGAAGGGGTTGATTCCTTCCAAAGGTACATCTACATCCACGGGACACATGAGGAGGGCTTGATTGGTCAGCCTGCGTCCCACGGTTGTGTTCGCATGATGAATGATGAAGTGATCGAGCTTTATCGCATCGTGCCGCAAGGCACATCCGTATATATTCAGCGCTAG
- a CDS encoding glycosyltransferase, with product MNTAAWCIGVILLIFYFRLILSYRKGIDSLVARSPSLSSEHPDLTVVVPFRNEKDSWRAFVSSAEEQDYPGSVEYLFINDHSEDGGEVVLRELLERSQLKYQILDLPVGIHGKKFGLHLGFKKASTPWVICTDADTTTGPYWLFTMSKYLRVDKSVVAGPVQLSPSLRPHQRYMALEFTSLMASVAGSIASGRALMAGGGNLAVRRAFFLSSWSSRADLNFASGDDLFLIHQAKSKPESIDFVWDGRAMVSTPPPKTYSEWWTQRRRWASKSAYYKDKDAQSVSWIVFLYNLFLVVVLIWGLREGHVPGAWWWAFIAKFLIDYPMLKSYADLQGQKLSLGDALATAVLYPFAIVGTAIHSQLGDVEWKGRKTKA from the coding sequence ATGAACACGGCTGCTTGGTGTATTGGCGTTATTTTGTTGATATTTTATTTTCGACTTATCCTTTCCTATAGAAAGGGAATAGATTCTCTTGTAGCACGAAGCCCTTCTTTGTCTAGTGAGCATCCCGATCTCACGGTTGTCGTTCCCTTTAGAAATGAAAAAGATAGCTGGAGAGCCTTCGTGTCTTCTGCCGAGGAGCAGGATTACCCTGGATCAGTAGAGTACTTATTCATCAATGACCATAGCGAAGATGGTGGTGAAGTCGTTTTAAGAGAATTATTAGAGCGAAGTCAACTGAAGTACCAGATCCTTGACCTACCAGTTGGAATTCATGGAAAGAAATTTGGCCTCCATCTAGGTTTTAAAAAGGCCTCAACCCCATGGGTAATTTGCACAGATGCAGACACAACGACAGGTCCATATTGGTTATTCACCATGTCGAAATATTTGCGGGTCGATAAGAGCGTAGTTGCAGGTCCCGTTCAATTGAGTCCGTCATTGCGGCCGCACCAAAGATACATGGCTTTGGAATTTACAAGTCTTATGGCTTCTGTGGCAGGTTCAATTGCGAGTGGAAGAGCGCTGATGGCTGGTGGTGGAAACCTAGCCGTGCGACGAGCTTTTTTTCTGTCATCATGGTCGAGTAGGGCAGATCTAAATTTCGCGAGCGGTGACGACTTGTTTTTGATCCATCAAGCAAAATCCAAACCAGAGAGTATTGACTTCGTTTGGGATGGACGGGCAATGGTCAGTACTCCGCCGCCAAAAACGTACTCTGAATGGTGGACCCAACGTCGAAGATGGGCGTCCAAATCTGCCTACTATAAGGACAAGGATGCACAAAGCGTGAGTTGGATAGTCTTCTTGTACAACCTCTTCCTCGTCGTCGTATTGATCTGGGGACTTCGAGAAGGACACGTTCCAGGAGCGTGGTGGTGGGCCTTCATCGCCAAGTTCTTGATTGACTACCCCATGCTCAAAAGCTACGCTGACCTTCAAGGCCAAAAACTGTCCCTGGGGGACGCTCTGGCAACGGCGGTACTCTATCCCTTTGCCATCGTAGGGACGGCCATCCACAGCCAATTGGGCGATGTGGAATGGAAAGGACGTAAAACCAAGGCCTAG
- the ruvC gene encoding crossover junction endodeoxyribonuclease RuvC, with product MEGVKEKIILGIDPGTQVLGWGLIECKGKQMKYLDMGVYRMHYKTGDHFYRLHSVYKHMLELIEKTRPDEMAAESPYFGKNVQSMLKLGRAQGVIMATSFQHQIPVFEYSPRRIKQAITGQGASSKEQVAGMLQNLLKIKEMKGPLDATDGLAAAVCHHFSSSGPVSTGGHKDWGDFLKKNPDRLG from the coding sequence ATCGAGGGAGTGAAGGAGAAAATCATCTTAGGGATTGACCCGGGTACACAGGTGCTTGGATGGGGGCTGATCGAGTGTAAAGGAAAGCAAATGAAATACCTCGACATGGGGGTCTATCGTATGCACTACAAAACAGGGGATCATTTCTACCGACTGCACTCTGTCTACAAGCACATGCTCGAGCTCATCGAAAAGACGCGTCCAGATGAAATGGCTGCTGAATCTCCGTACTTTGGAAAGAATGTGCAATCAATGCTGAAATTAGGGCGGGCTCAAGGGGTTATCATGGCCACTTCCTTTCAGCATCAGATACCGGTCTTTGAATACTCGCCCAGACGTATAAAACAGGCGATTACCGGGCAGGGAGCTTCCAGCAAAGAACAAGTGGCCGGAATGCTGCAAAACTTGCTTAAAATCAAAGAAATGAAGGGTCCCTTAGATGCTACGGATGGTTTAGCTGCTGCTGTTTGCCACCATTTCTCCAGTTCAGGCCCAGTTTCAACAGGAGGTCATAAAGACTGGGGCGACTTTCTGAAGAAGAATCCTGATCGACTGGGTTAG
- a CDS encoding HIT family protein: MASIFSKIVQGEIPCYKVAEDDRHLAFLDIQPLVRGHVLVIPKEETDYIFDLESDKHGALWTFAQKVAKGMDRVIPCERIGVAVIGLEVPHAHIHLVPINHVGDINFSAPKKEFSAEVMSSTAQEIASALTSD, encoded by the coding sequence GTGGCATCGATCTTTAGCAAAATAGTTCAGGGAGAGATACCTTGTTACAAGGTGGCTGAAGATGATCGCCATTTGGCCTTTTTGGATATTCAACCTTTGGTTAGAGGTCATGTCCTTGTCATACCCAAGGAAGAAACCGACTATATCTTTGACCTAGAGAGTGATAAGCACGGGGCACTTTGGACTTTCGCTCAGAAGGTTGCCAAGGGAATGGATCGTGTCATTCCATGCGAGCGAATTGGAGTTGCGGTCATTGGACTCGAAGTACCCCACGCGCACATTCATTTGGTTCCCATCAATCATGTCGGGGACATCAATTTTTCGGCGCCCAAGAAGGAATTCTCAGCGGAGGTCATGTCTTCTACAGCTCAAGAGATTGCTTCGGCACTGACATCGGACTAA
- the greA gene encoding transcription elongation factor GreA produces MSKLSYYTPEGLQKLKKELEELEFVERPKISQQIAEARDKGDLSENAEYDAAKEAQGLLELKIAKLKETVANARIVDESQMDTSKVLILSTVTLKNKVNGAKMKYTLVSETEADLKTGRISVNSPIGKGLLGKSVGDSAKIQVPAGEIELEIIEITRE; encoded by the coding sequence ATGTCTAAGTTATCATACTACACTCCTGAAGGGCTTCAGAAGCTCAAAAAGGAATTGGAAGAGCTGGAGTTTGTAGAACGACCCAAGATATCCCAACAAATAGCTGAGGCTCGAGATAAAGGCGATCTTTCTGAGAACGCGGAATACGATGCTGCGAAGGAGGCGCAAGGGCTATTGGAGTTGAAGATTGCAAAGTTGAAAGAAACCGTCGCCAATGCGCGTATTGTCGATGAAAGTCAAATGGATACCTCAAAAGTGCTTATTCTATCGACGGTGACTTTAAAGAATAAGGTGAATGGGGCTAAGATGAAGTACACCCTAGTCTCGGAGACTGAGGCTGACCTCAAAACTGGCCGTATCTCCGTAAACAGCCCTATTGGAAAAGGACTCTTAGGTAAATCAGTTGGAGATAGCGCTAAGATTCAAGTTCCAGCTGGAGAGATCGAGTTGGAGATCATTGAAATTACCCGTGAATAG